The Spirosoma radiotolerans genome has a window encoding:
- a CDS encoding M13 family metallopeptidase: MKRLLFFCLVLFLAGACSRVSIPTTKRVVLTGIDASKKPGDDFFSYANGIWYDTARIPASQTGVGSYSFMNYPQRIRMQAILDSISARTNPAGSIEQKVGDFYASGMDTAAINKRGFEPIKPLLARINAVTDAASLLKLVADEQKIGNGSMIGFRVGPDNKRSTVNIAQFYQTGIGLPERDYYIKTDSSTLTIQNAYKKYLTRLFELTGVDAMSAEKNATVVYELEKQLATAHKTNIERRDVKANYNKLAVAALAQKQPALNWTTLLSNLGVNVDSVNVAQPAYYDKLNTLLQSVAIQDWKVYVKAHSLTNYSTFLSQPFVDASFAYSKILTGQAVKKTRAEEMTQAVDGSLGDALAQLYVKKYFPEAAKKRMAILVDNLEKAFEARINRLEWMSDSTKIKAKEKLYAFTEKIGYPDKWRDYSNVAVKRDAYFENQLSVSKNDYRYNLAKVGQPVDRTEWHTTPPTVTAYNNPPLNEIVFPAGILQPPYFDVNADDALNYGGIGMVIGHEITHSFDDQGAQFDKVGNVTNWWTKSDYAKFKAKTQQVIDQYNLFTVLDSVHVKGALTVGENTADIAGVAIAYDAFKLTEQGRDTMKLDGFTPDQRFFISIARIWRVKTRDAFMGMYVNTNPHSPAKWRVNGPLMNFTPFYKAFNVQPGDKMYKPEQERITVW, encoded by the coding sequence ATGAAAAGACTACTATTTTTCTGTCTGGTTCTGTTTTTAGCCGGAGCCTGTAGCCGAGTGTCTATTCCGACGACAAAACGCGTTGTCTTAACAGGAATAGACGCATCCAAAAAACCCGGGGATGATTTTTTTAGCTACGCCAATGGTATCTGGTATGATACTGCCCGGATACCAGCCTCCCAAACAGGTGTAGGCTCCTATTCCTTCATGAATTACCCGCAGCGCATTCGGATGCAGGCAATCCTGGACAGCATTTCGGCAAGGACTAATCCAGCAGGCAGTATCGAACAAAAGGTGGGTGATTTTTACGCGTCCGGCATGGACACAGCAGCGATTAACAAACGAGGGTTTGAACCCATCAAACCTCTGCTCGCCCGCATCAATGCCGTGACCGATGCGGCTTCGTTGCTGAAGCTAGTGGCTGACGAACAAAAAATAGGGAACGGTTCCATGATTGGCTTTCGCGTGGGGCCCGATAACAAACGGAGTACAGTCAATATTGCCCAGTTTTACCAAACAGGAATCGGTTTGCCAGAAAGGGACTATTATATTAAGACCGATTCATCGACGCTCACCATTCAAAACGCATATAAGAAATACCTCACCCGTTTGTTTGAATTGACAGGGGTTGACGCAATGTCTGCCGAGAAAAATGCAACGGTTGTTTATGAACTTGAAAAACAATTAGCCACCGCCCATAAAACAAATATTGAACGCAGGGATGTTAAGGCAAACTACAATAAACTGGCGGTTGCTGCCCTTGCCCAAAAACAGCCTGCCTTGAACTGGACAACCTTGTTAAGCAACTTAGGCGTAAACGTTGATTCGGTTAACGTAGCACAACCGGCTTATTACGACAAACTGAATACACTTCTGCAATCTGTTGCTATTCAGGATTGGAAAGTTTATGTAAAAGCTCATTCGCTAACCAACTATTCGACTTTCTTAAGCCAGCCGTTTGTGGATGCCTCGTTTGCGTACTCAAAAATTCTGACCGGACAAGCGGTGAAGAAAACGCGGGCCGAAGAAATGACGCAAGCGGTTGACGGCTCCCTCGGCGATGCTCTGGCCCAGTTGTATGTGAAAAAATATTTTCCGGAAGCGGCCAAGAAACGGATGGCGATACTGGTCGACAACCTGGAAAAAGCATTTGAAGCACGCATCAACCGCCTAGAGTGGATGAGCGATTCGACCAAAATAAAGGCGAAAGAAAAACTCTATGCCTTTACCGAGAAAATCGGTTACCCAGATAAATGGCGCGATTACTCCAATGTGGCTGTGAAGCGGGACGCTTATTTTGAAAACCAATTATCGGTTTCTAAAAATGATTACCGCTACAACCTGGCTAAAGTAGGGCAGCCGGTCGACCGAACAGAATGGCATACGACTCCGCCCACGGTAACGGCTTATAATAATCCTCCGCTCAACGAGATCGTTTTCCCGGCGGGCATCTTACAACCTCCCTATTTCGATGTCAATGCTGATGACGCGCTGAACTATGGCGGCATCGGCATGGTGATCGGTCATGAAATAACGCACTCGTTTGACGATCAGGGAGCACAATTTGATAAAGTTGGCAACGTAACCAACTGGTGGACAAAATCGGACTATGCCAAATTCAAAGCAAAAACCCAGCAGGTAATCGATCAATACAATTTATTCACCGTACTCGACTCCGTGCATGTAAAGGGGGCTTTGACCGTAGGCGAAAACACCGCCGATATTGCGGGCGTTGCTATTGCGTATGATGCCTTTAAATTGACCGAGCAGGGACGGGACACCATGAAACTGGATGGCTTTACCCCTGATCAACGTTTTTTTATCTCAATAGCCAGAATATGGCGCGTAAAAACAAGAGATGCTTTTATGGGCATGTATGTCAACACCAATCCGCACTCACCGGCCAAGTGGCGGGTGAACGGACCGCTGATGAACTTTACCCCTTTTTACAAAGCCTTTAATGTGCAACCGGGCGATAAAATGTATAAACCCGAACAAGAAAGAATAACTGTTTGGTAA
- the xth gene encoding exodeoxyribonuclease III, which yields MKIATYNVNGINARLPVLLRWLTETAPDVVCLQELKAPQEKFPQQAIRDAGYSAIWKGQKSWNGVAILGRGIELAETRSMLPGDDQDEQSRYIETIVNGISVGCLYLPNGNPVPGPKFDYKLRWFDRLITYAASLLETHTPTILAGDFNVIPTNLDASQPERWVQDALARPESRAAYDKLLELGWIDSLRKLSPTQSIYTYWDYYGYAYQRNTGLRIDHMLVNSELSEQVLEAGVDRHVRGWEKTSDHAPTWIKLSRQFTNPVG from the coding sequence ATGAAAATAGCCACCTATAATGTCAATGGCATAAACGCCCGGTTACCTGTCCTCCTGCGTTGGTTGACCGAAACGGCGCCAGATGTGGTCTGTCTACAGGAATTAAAAGCGCCCCAGGAGAAATTTCCCCAGCAGGCCATCCGCGATGCGGGATACAGTGCTATCTGGAAAGGACAGAAAAGCTGGAATGGAGTGGCCATTCTTGGGCGGGGTATTGAACTGGCTGAAACTCGCAGCATGCTTCCTGGTGATGATCAGGATGAGCAAAGCCGCTATATAGAAACGATTGTAAATGGGATCTCGGTTGGCTGCCTCTACCTACCCAATGGCAATCCGGTTCCTGGTCCAAAGTTTGACTATAAACTGCGCTGGTTTGACCGGTTGATTACCTATGCGGCTTCCTTACTGGAAACCCATACACCAACCATTCTAGCGGGTGATTTTAATGTAATTCCGACGAATTTAGATGCCTCTCAACCGGAACGTTGGGTACAGGATGCGCTGGCTCGCCCCGAGTCACGAGCGGCTTATGATAAATTACTTGAATTAGGCTGGATCGATTCGCTTCGAAAGCTTAGTCCAACTCAGTCGATCTATACCTACTGGGATTATTATGGGTATGCCTACCAGCGGAATACCGGGTTGCGCATCGATCATATGCTGGTCAATAGTGAGCTTTCGGAACAGGTACTGGAGGCTGGTGTTGACCGGCACGTCAGAGGTTGGGAGAAAACCAGCGATCATGCCCCAACCTGGATTAAGCTATCCAGGCAATTTACGAACCCAGTGGGTTAA
- a CDS encoding Hsp20/alpha crystallin family protein: protein MKAIENVFQGTGGQIDLLNTLYGGSTQTTMNVEREDERLVITLSAPGVSANSFNVLVEGNKLVLYTLLVSTSNQPLEDGTNQRLAVPMFLRVLDIPSFVDVDQIDAIHEHGRVMVMLPFKDKEHMHRRIDIKNLF, encoded by the coding sequence ATGAAAGCGATAGAAAATGTGTTTCAGGGAACAGGCGGTCAAATTGACTTGCTGAATACGCTCTACGGTGGTTCGACTCAAACGACCATGAATGTTGAGCGTGAAGACGAACGCCTGGTAATTACCCTGTCTGCTCCCGGCGTAAGCGCCAATTCGTTTAATGTGCTGGTCGAGGGCAACAAACTCGTTCTCTATACCTTATTGGTCAGCACATCCAACCAGCCTCTGGAAGACGGTACCAACCAGCGTTTGGCCGTACCTATGTTTCTGCGGGTGCTGGATATTCCGTCCTTCGTGGATGTCGACCAGATCGACGCTATTCACGAACACGGTCGGGTAATGGTTATGCTTCCTTTTAAAGATAAAGAACATATGCACCGTCGAATTGACATCAAAAACCTTTTTTAA
- the fabD gene encoding ACP S-malonyltransferase, whose product MKAYVFPGQGSQFRGMGQDLYQQSDAARRLFEQANEVLGYNLTNIMFNGTDEDLKQTIYTQPAVFLHGVILALTSASFAPDGFDVSMVAGHSLGELSALTAAGVLSFEDGLKLASVRATAMQRACDLAPSTMAAVLGLADDVIERVCGEITEEIVVPANYNCPGQVVISGSVAGIQLAEERLKAAGAKRVVPLAVSGAFHSPFMEPAQTEFAEAVQNMPFSAPRCPVYQNVNAIAVTDPQQLKANLIAQLTSPVRWTQSVEQMVVDGATEFYECGPGKVLQGLIKKISPATPSMGV is encoded by the coding sequence ATGAAAGCATACGTATTTCCAGGTCAGGGTTCTCAATTCCGAGGTATGGGACAGGATCTTTACCAACAGTCCGATGCAGCCCGTCGTTTGTTCGAGCAAGCCAACGAGGTGTTGGGATACAACCTCACCAACATTATGTTCAATGGCACCGACGAAGACCTAAAACAAACAATTTACACGCAACCTGCGGTTTTTCTGCATGGTGTAATACTGGCCCTAACCTCTGCATCATTCGCTCCGGATGGGTTCGATGTCTCAATGGTGGCGGGCCACTCACTGGGCGAGTTGTCAGCCCTTACGGCGGCCGGTGTTCTTTCGTTCGAAGATGGGCTCAAGCTGGCGTCTGTCCGCGCAACGGCCATGCAGCGTGCCTGTGATCTGGCCCCCTCGACCATGGCGGCCGTGTTGGGCCTTGCCGATGACGTCATTGAGCGAGTTTGTGGAGAAATCACGGAAGAGATTGTTGTTCCAGCCAATTACAATTGCCCCGGTCAGGTAGTTATTTCGGGCAGTGTGGCGGGCATACAGCTGGCCGAAGAGCGCCTGAAAGCGGCCGGCGCCAAACGTGTTGTGCCACTGGCCGTGAGTGGCGCCTTTCACTCTCCGTTTATGGAGCCTGCGCAAACCGAATTTGCCGAGGCTGTTCAAAACATGCCCTTCAGCGCCCCCCGTTGCCCTGTTTACCAAAATGTGAATGCCATCGCGGTAACTGATCCGCAGCAACTAAAAGCTAATCTGATCGCTCAATTAACGTCGCCAGTTCGCTGGACACAATCCGTTGAGCAGATGGTCGTGGATGGCGCAACCGAATTTTATGAGTGCGGACCAGGCAAAGTGCTGCAGGGATTAATTAAAAAGATTAGTCCAGCCACCCCGTCAATGGGCGTATAA
- a CDS encoding RNA polymerase sigma factor: MKAQINDEELIRQYLPTNPTACFETLYNRYVSKVYNRCLSMTKDAEKAEDFTHDIFIRTFARLDRFQERSTFSTWLYSISFNYCLDQIKLSNRLNTTSLDDALTSQYIDTDDYAPQEEQMRDLAKAMDNLSPQDADLLRLKYQQGMNIQQISSHFNIKESAVKMRLKRSRDKVRQLYEAVAYQD; encoded by the coding sequence ATGAAAGCTCAAATCAATGACGAAGAACTGATCCGACAGTATTTACCCACGAACCCTACCGCCTGTTTCGAGACCCTCTACAACCGCTATGTTAGTAAAGTCTACAACCGGTGTTTGTCGATGACCAAAGATGCCGAAAAAGCGGAGGACTTTACCCACGATATTTTTATACGCACCTTTGCCCGCCTGGATCGTTTTCAGGAGCGCTCAACCTTTTCGACCTGGCTCTATTCTATTTCGTTTAACTACTGCCTGGATCAAATTAAATTGTCGAATCGGTTAAACACCACATCACTTGACGATGCCTTAACCAGTCAGTACATCGATACGGACGATTACGCGCCACAGGAGGAGCAAATGCGCGACCTGGCTAAAGCCATGGATAATCTGTCTCCACAAGATGCCGACCTGCTACGTCTGAAATACCAGCAGGGTATGAATATTCAACAGATTTCTTCTCACTTTAACATCAAAGAGAGTGCTGTGAAAATGCGCTTAAAACGGTCACGCGATAAAGTTAGGCAACTCTATGAAGCCGTTGCGTACCAGGATTAA
- the hemC gene encoding hydroxymethylbilane synthase → MHIRIGTRSSRLAVWQAEHIQSLLQAGGLTSELVLIETKGDLVLDRSLAKIGSKGVFTQELEDQLRTGAIDIAVHSAKDLPSNLPSDLHIIAFTEREPANDVLVSRNKNLSLTSGESFRIGTSSTRRVAMLKHYCPHITTVDMRGNLQTRLRKLDEDQCDALLLAYAGVHRMGYDDLIVERLPLAEFTPAVAQGSIAVEVATSLSGEVNEEIIRLVNHTPTEACLRAERAFLARLEGGCSIPSFALAQWTEEKTISLTGGLVSLDGRELIRDTFAGAPEESPLIGHSLAEAILARGGDVLLQDIRAHL, encoded by the coding sequence ATGCATATTAGAATTGGCACTCGAAGCAGCCGCCTGGCGGTTTGGCAAGCAGAACATATACAATCGCTACTGCAGGCAGGAGGATTAACCTCCGAGTTGGTTCTTATTGAGACGAAAGGCGATCTGGTACTCGACCGGTCGTTGGCGAAGATTGGTAGTAAGGGCGTTTTTACACAGGAACTGGAAGATCAACTCCGGACGGGAGCCATTGATATTGCCGTTCATAGCGCGAAAGACCTACCCTCGAACTTACCGTCAGACTTACATATCATTGCGTTTACCGAGCGCGAACCCGCCAATGATGTACTGGTCAGCCGCAACAAAAACCTCTCACTTACCAGCGGAGAATCGTTTCGGATTGGCACGTCCTCTACCCGACGGGTGGCTATGCTCAAGCATTATTGTCCGCACATAACCACAGTCGATATGCGGGGCAACCTGCAAACACGGCTTCGCAAACTTGATGAAGATCAGTGTGACGCCCTGCTGCTGGCCTACGCGGGCGTTCACCGGATGGGTTACGACGATCTGATTGTGGAGCGATTGCCCCTTGCCGAATTCACACCCGCTGTAGCGCAGGGAAGTATCGCGGTTGAAGTAGCTACCTCCCTGTCTGGCGAGGTGAACGAGGAGATCATTCGGCTCGTCAATCATACACCCACGGAGGCTTGCCTGCGCGCCGAACGGGCATTTCTGGCCCGGCTTGAAGGAGGGTGTAGTATTCCATCGTTTGCGTTGGCTCAATGGACGGAAGAGAAAACAATTAGCCTGACCGGTGGATTGGTAAGTCTGGATGGTCGTGAGCTAATTCGGGATACGTTTGCTGGCGCACCGGAAGAATCGCCATTAATTGGGCACTCGCTGGCCGAAGCCATTTTGGCACGCGGTGGTGATGTATTATTGCAAGACATTCGCGCACACTTATGA
- a CDS encoding sensor histidine kinase has protein sequence MMRFSYLLMLSVGLLAGSGKATAQAIVIKGSSDGRIAFKEKWLFRAGDSTEWASPLYNDRHWTAIAPSVDLDENPQLWQARQGWFRQKFRFRRPPSQDLTLTIRQFGRSEVFLDGQRQALLKPVRYDSAGSQRIVGFLPIRITDTNQHTLAVHYAFRPDPLIGAVVDKAPFRLDIDPADRAGIHLLDDQQMGAGLSGLMTGVFGLLSLLHFLFYRANPVQTVHRVLSATMLAFALSFLSDLADHYVGTLTLDSLRGALAVLSINSAFALLLLSVYTYLGRRPGGLFWNLVVVQMIAAFYTIVVSPPPDNLFWIPFVGVLIEYIRVSWLAKRHNPDADARLPWNSLRVTLYAVLALIPVAILMGILVGKYKMSAAEDWVMIPMVMLVLLAMFSIPLGLSLSLVRDYARTYRTLQKKLQEVEQLSAQAMIQEQEKQQLLARQNEVLEHQVADRTAELTKSLSDLQRTQQQLIQKEKMASLGELTAGIAHEIQNPLNFVNNFSEVSDELVDELRAEQHKPVRDTGLETELLDDLKQNLQKITQHGKRASAIVKGMLEHSRSSSGEHQSINLNALADEYLQIAYQGLRAKDKGFTVELATDFGADLPLLEVIPQEIGRVLLNVYNNAFYAVRQKQKTTNFDYRPKVALQTRQENGRILIRVSDNGTGMPESVKEKIFQPFFTTKPTGEGTGLGLSLSYDIITNGHGGSLLVESQEGEGSAFIIELPNPGVE, from the coding sequence ATGATGCGATTCTCGTACCTACTAATGTTGAGTGTAGGGCTGCTGGCCGGTTCGGGCAAAGCAACCGCTCAGGCCATCGTTATTAAAGGCTCATCGGACGGCAGAATAGCCTTTAAAGAAAAATGGCTATTTCGAGCCGGTGACAGTACAGAATGGGCGAGCCCATTGTACAATGACCGCCACTGGACAGCCATTGCTCCCAGTGTTGACCTGGACGAGAATCCTCAGCTTTGGCAAGCCCGGCAGGGCTGGTTCCGGCAAAAATTTCGCTTCCGGCGCCCCCCAAGTCAAGACCTTACTCTAACTATCCGGCAGTTTGGTCGCTCGGAGGTCTTCCTGGATGGGCAACGGCAGGCATTGCTCAAACCTGTCCGCTACGACTCTGCAGGATCGCAGCGAATCGTGGGGTTCCTGCCCATACGAATTACCGATACCAATCAACATACTCTGGCGGTGCACTATGCGTTCCGGCCAGACCCGTTGATTGGCGCGGTCGTTGACAAAGCGCCGTTTCGACTCGATATAGACCCCGCTGACCGGGCCGGGATTCATTTGCTGGACGACCAGCAAATGGGAGCGGGCTTATCGGGTCTGATGACGGGGGTTTTCGGGTTGTTGAGTTTGCTGCATTTCCTGTTTTACCGGGCTAACCCGGTGCAAACCGTACATCGGGTGCTGAGTGCTACGATGCTGGCTTTTGCCCTGTCGTTTTTATCCGATTTGGCTGATCATTATGTTGGTACTCTCACGTTAGATTCCCTACGCGGGGCCCTGGCCGTCCTGAGCATCAATTCGGCTTTCGCTTTGTTGCTCTTGTCGGTCTATACCTACCTGGGCCGACGTCCAGGCGGATTGTTCTGGAACCTGGTGGTGGTACAGATGATAGCGGCCTTCTACACAATTGTGGTCTCTCCCCCGCCCGACAACCTGTTCTGGATTCCTTTTGTCGGGGTGCTCATCGAGTACATCCGGGTGAGCTGGCTGGCTAAACGACATAACCCTGACGCAGACGCCCGGCTGCCCTGGAATTCGCTGAGAGTGACGCTGTATGCCGTGTTGGCGTTGATTCCAGTGGCGATCCTGATGGGTATTTTGGTAGGCAAATATAAGATGAGTGCCGCCGAAGACTGGGTGATGATTCCTATGGTGATGCTGGTCCTGTTGGCCATGTTCAGCATCCCACTGGGTTTATCGCTTTCGCTGGTGCGCGACTATGCCCGGACATATCGGACACTGCAGAAAAAATTGCAGGAGGTTGAACAGCTCTCGGCCCAGGCCATGATTCAGGAGCAGGAAAAACAACAACTGCTGGCTCGTCAGAACGAGGTATTAGAGCACCAGGTGGCCGACCGAACTGCTGAACTAACTAAATCACTGAGCGACCTGCAACGTACCCAACAACAACTCATCCAGAAAGAGAAGATGGCCAGTTTAGGCGAACTGACGGCGGGCATTGCGCATGAGATTCAGAACCCGCTCAACTTTGTCAATAACTTCTCGGAGGTGTCCGATGAACTGGTAGACGAACTGCGGGCAGAACAACACAAGCCCGTCCGCGATACCGGGTTGGAAACGGAGTTACTGGATGATCTTAAACAAAACCTGCAAAAAATCACCCAGCACGGTAAGCGGGCTTCGGCCATTGTGAAAGGGATGCTCGAACACAGCCGTTCCAGCTCGGGAGAGCACCAATCCATTAACCTAAATGCCTTAGCTGATGAGTATCTCCAGATCGCTTACCAGGGCCTGCGGGCTAAAGACAAGGGATTCACAGTTGAGTTGGCGACCGATTTTGGGGCAGATTTACCGTTGCTCGAGGTGATTCCCCAGGAAATTGGCCGAGTGCTGTTGAATGTGTACAACAACGCCTTTTACGCGGTACGCCAAAAACAGAAAACTACGAACTTTGATTATCGACCCAAGGTCGCCTTACAGACTCGTCAGGAGAATGGGCGTATTCTGATCCGGGTAAGCGACAATGGAACGGGCATGCCCGAATCGGTCAAAGAGAAAATATTTCAACCCTTCTTTACCACCAAACCAACCGGAGAGGGCACGGGTCTGGGCTTGTCGCTCTCTTATGACATCATTACTAACGGACACGGGGGATCACTGCTGGTGGAAAGCCAGGAAGGAGAAGGGAGCGCATTTATCATTGAGTTACCCAATCCGGGCGTCGAATAA
- a CDS encoding succinate dehydrogenase cytochrome b subunit, with translation MSLTGLFLSSFLIVHMAGNLQLFKSDGGRAFNEYTYFMTHNPLIMTVSYLLYTSILVHALMAYVLTRHNQSSRPVKYAYSKPEANSDWSSRNMGILGTVLLLFIIIHMRTFWYEMHFGSVPMAEYDGKQYKDLYAVVKVAFGELWYVVLYVICMVAVGYHLAHGFQSGFQTLGVRHKKYTPLIEMLGKYFFAIIIPAAFAAMPIYVYLQVHHII, from the coding sequence ATGTCGCTGACGGGACTGTTTTTAAGTTCTTTTCTAATTGTACATATGGCTGGTAATCTCCAGCTATTTAAGAGTGACGGCGGTAGGGCCTTCAATGAGTATACGTACTTCATGACGCATAACCCGCTCATTATGACCGTATCGTACCTCCTTTATACCTCCATTCTGGTACATGCATTGATGGCTTATGTGCTGACTCGCCACAATCAGTCGTCGCGGCCGGTTAAGTATGCGTATAGCAAGCCAGAAGCGAACAGCGACTGGTCGTCGCGCAACATGGGTATTCTGGGTACGGTTCTGTTGCTGTTCATCATCATTCACATGCGTACGTTCTGGTACGAAATGCACTTTGGTTCGGTCCCCATGGCCGAGTACGACGGTAAACAATACAAAGACCTTTACGCGGTTGTGAAAGTGGCCTTTGGCGAGTTATGGTACGTCGTTCTGTATGTTATCTGTATGGTTGCGGTTGGTTATCACCTGGCACATGGCTTTCAGAGTGGTTTTCAAACGCTCGGTGTCCGGCATAAAAAATACACGCCACTCATCGAGATGTTAGGCAAGTATTTCTTTGCAATCATTATTCCGGCGGCTTTTGCAGCCATGCCAATTTACGTGTATTTACAGGTTCATCACATCATTTAA
- a CDS encoding DUF4832 domain-containing protein, producing MIQFLRRLSDLVFFILIGQTALQAQTHRSTYAESLEDFPNPERGFYIPISTSSARFVPLDATTLGRYRTQAQRTSKASYPIQCSLVYRSYRLETFKNSPLSEDFLKKVDQDFIIARQAGVKLILRFAYTDQATTGSCPDQYKICPPYGDAPKAIVLAHISQLSPLLHEHADVIAVLQMGFIGIWGENYFTDYFGDASTNSLGVVPDSSWMDRNQVLAALLKALPKDRMVQVRTPQIKQRFIYGPKAPVTSAAMGAGDGYQASDLARIGFHNDCFLASPDDYGTFYDVGNSSTKRGPATAPLRRYMAQDSRYTAVGGETCDDAFSPQNDCAPLGRAEQEMALMHYSYLNASYNNDVNNDWQAQGCMDNIRRRLGYRLVLRSATIPDRINVGQRLQIDLALSNVGYSAPYNPRSLQLILRNMASGVIHNITVETDVRRLSPGSHQLRHKLQLPAAVKAGRYELLLHLPDSYRSLAQNPAYSIRLANTDLWEVHTGYNKLKQILTVGP from the coding sequence ATGATCCAGTTCTTACGGCGGTTGTCAGACTTAGTTTTCTTTATCTTAATTGGCCAAACAGCCCTCCAGGCACAAACCCATCGCTCGACGTATGCAGAAAGCCTGGAGGATTTTCCTAATCCCGAACGAGGTTTTTATATTCCGATCAGTACTTCTTCAGCCAGGTTTGTGCCCCTCGATGCGACTACACTGGGCAGGTACCGAACCCAGGCCCAGCGTACTTCCAAGGCTAGCTATCCTATCCAGTGTTCTCTAGTGTATCGAAGTTATCGACTGGAAACCTTCAAAAACAGTCCCTTAAGCGAAGACTTTCTTAAAAAGGTAGACCAGGACTTTATCATAGCCCGCCAGGCGGGTGTCAAGCTCATTCTCCGGTTCGCCTATACGGATCAGGCCACCACAGGTAGTTGCCCGGATCAATATAAAATATGTCCACCCTATGGCGACGCCCCCAAAGCCATTGTGTTGGCCCATATCAGTCAGCTAAGTCCTCTGCTTCATGAACATGCAGATGTTATTGCTGTGCTGCAAATGGGCTTTATCGGAATCTGGGGCGAAAACTACTTTACCGATTATTTTGGCGATGCGTCTACCAATAGTCTTGGCGTGGTGCCAGACAGCAGTTGGATGGATCGTAATCAGGTATTGGCTGCTCTGCTGAAAGCTCTGCCTAAGGATCGCATGGTGCAGGTCCGTACTCCGCAGATCAAACAGCGGTTTATCTACGGGCCCAAAGCGCCAGTTACCTCGGCCGCTATGGGCGCTGGGGATGGATACCAGGCTTCTGATCTTGCCCGAATCGGGTTTCATAACGACTGCTTTCTAGCCAGCCCCGATGATTATGGCACCTTTTATGATGTCGGCAACTCGTCGACCAAACGTGGCCCGGCTACCGCTCCACTACGTCGATATATGGCGCAGGATAGCCGGTACACGGCCGTAGGGGGCGAAACCTGTGATGATGCGTTTAGCCCACAAAATGATTGCGCACCGCTGGGTCGGGCCGAGCAGGAGATGGCCTTGATGCACTACAGCTACCTGAATGCTAGTTATAATAACGATGTGAATAATGACTGGCAAGCCCAGGGGTGCATGGATAATATTCGGCGCCGACTGGGGTACCGGTTGGTGCTACGATCCGCTACGATTCCCGATCGGATCAACGTAGGTCAGCGCCTGCAAATTGACTTGGCTTTGTCTAATGTTGGCTATAGCGCTCCCTATAACCCGAGATCCCTTCAACTTATCCTGCGAAACATGGCGAGTGGAGTCATTCATAACATTACGGTAGAAACGGATGTCCGTCGATTGTCCCCTGGCTCTCATCAGCTTCGTCACAAACTCCAACTTCCCGCTGCCGTAAAGGCCGGTCGCTATGAGCTACTACTGCATTTGCCTGACAGTTATCGCTCATTGGCCCAAAATCCGGCTTACAGTATCCGGCTGGCCAATACAGACCTTTGGGAAGTCCACACGGGTTACAATAAACTGAAGCAAATACTCACCGTTGGGCCATGA